In Bacillus sp. S3, the sequence TAAATGCAGCTAATCCTGGTTTCAACGTATTGAACGCTATCCTTTCCATTATCATGCTGATCCTTGGAATCGTCATCATGGTTACATCCATTATTAAATGGACGAATCTATGGAAAATTCCACAAGCAATATTAGTGAAGAATTCCGAAAAGGAAGTTGCTTAAAAAAAACAGCACTCATTCATTTTGAATGGGTGCTGTTTATATATCTCATCAATGAACCTTTGCCGAAATTGATTTTAAAAAACTAAAACCGGATAATTTTAATATGAGTTTTTCTCTATCTCTAATCCTCTTTTGTACATATATGGAGAGATCGTCAATCATAAATTCATGATAGAGGTCTAAAGTCTTTGGTTTTCCCGGTACGGCTACCAGCTCCTGTACTCCTGGGGCACAGCAAGCTTTTACTTCAATCGTTTTTACGGTTAACTGGTTGCCTTTAGATTCTAACCAGTTTTTTGATCCAGCATCGATTTCGATAATCAACCATTATCCACTCCTTTTTAATTACCCTTAATCTAGTATAATATTTAATTTTATTGTGTACTATGTTTTAGGACTTAATGTAATTATTAAAAAAAGCAGACCCATGGAATGCTGTTCCTCCTGAGTCTGCCTTTCTGTTATTTTTGTCTAAAGTAATCCATAAAAGCATGGAAGATTTCGATGCCTTGGTAGGTGAGCATTCCTGCTGCCGATAACGAAAAGAATCCAATCAGAGCAAAACGAATCCACATATTATTTCCTCCCTTTTTATTCATTTTTCTTATGAATTGGGTGGGAGGATTAAGTAGTTTGATTGATGAAATACCGGGATGAGAAAAATAAGTTTTCTGCTAGGTGCCAATAACAACTGCAGGGGTGAAATCATTGCTGTTGAAATGACTAATACAAGTACAAACAGTAATTGCAGGTATATCGGCTGTTTTTTCTCATCGTCTGAAAAAGCCTTTGCCTTTGTATCATCCTCGTTGATAACAGCTTTGATTGCTGAATGGGATTGCGGAAGAATAGTTGAAATGTGTAAAAAGTTTAAAGCAAAGAAGGCAAGCAGCAAAGGAATGGAAAGGGTTTTTATGCGTTTAATCATCATCCACTCCTTCCAATGAGATTGTTTTAATCATATACACTTTTATTATATTTGAAAACAAAAAAGTTCTGACAAATTTTTCGCACTTATGAAAAAAAGGGCTCTTGATGTCGGCAGTTTTCGCATTTAACCCGCTATTGTGTTACAATCTTAGCTAGTCAAAACGAGTAAAGGAAGAAATTGATGAGCAAACAATTACCAGTTAACAAAAATGATTATATAGATGTAGTCTTTGAAGATTTAACACATGACGGGGCGGGAGTTGCGAAGGTGGATGGTTATCCATTATTTGTTCCAAACGGACTGCCAGGCGAAAAAGCTAAAATTAAGGTGATTAAGACTGGCAAAGGCTATGGGATTGGTCGCTTGATTGAACTTTATGAAAAAAGTCCTTACCGTGTGGAGATTGCTGGCAGTGAACGGCATAAATACGGCGGCTGCCAGCTCGAGCATATTAGCTATGAAGGTCAGCTGAAATACAAAGAAAATCAAGTCCGGCAAGTTCTTGCGCGCATCGGTAAATTGGAGGATGTGGCCGTTCATCCTATTTTAGGGATGGATAATCCGTGGCACTATCGAAACAAGGCCCAGGTACCAGTCGGGGAAAAAGACGGTAAATTGATTGCGGGATTTTTTAAACCGCGTAGTCATGAAATTGTTGATACAAATGAGAGCTTAATTCAGCTCCCGGAAATTAATGAAGCAGTACAAGCAGTGAAGGAGATTTGCAGTGATCTTGGGATCCCTGCGTATCATGAAGAATCCCATAAAGGAGTTCTCCGTCATATTATGGCACGGTACGGTAAGCAGACAGGAGAACTTATGGTTGTCATTATTACAAGAACAGCAGAGCTGCCGCAGAAAAATAAAATAGTTGAAGAAATTGTTGGCCGGCTACCGAAAGTAAAGTCGATTGTTCATAATGTGAATTCAAAGCGGACAAACGTGATTATGGGCGAAAAAACGAGCGTCCTTTGGGGTAGTGAAGTGATCTATGATTACATTGGGGATGTGAAGTTTGCCATATCGGCTCTCTCGTTTTATCAAGTTAATCCTGTGCAGACAAAGGTTTTGTATGATAAGGCGCTTGAATATGCCGGGCTTAGCGGTGAAGAATCTGTAATTGATGCCTATTGCGGCATTGGCACCATATCGCTATTTTTAGCACAAAAGGCATGCAAGGTTTTCGGAGTAGAAGTGGTTCCTGAGGCGATCGAGGACGCCAAACGGAATGCGGAATTGAACGGCATTACGAATGCAGAGTTTGCAGCCGGTGAGGCAGAAGCGGTTATTCCAAAGTGGTATAAAGAAGGAAATATCGCTGATGTTTTAGTCGTTGATCCACCGCGCAAAGGCTGTGATGAGGCTTTACTGCAAACGATTATTGAAATGAAACCGAGGAAGGTTGTTTATGTTTCCTGTAACCCGGCAACATTGGCTAGGGACCTTCGGATATTAGAAGATGGCGGATACAAAACCGTGGAAGTGCAGCCGGTGGACATGTTTCCGCATACGACGCACGTCGAGTGTATCTCGCAACTCATCTTAAAGAAAGGCAACTAACCCTCTGTACTGCACCCCAAAAGTTAGAGTGAAATCTAATTTTTGGGGTGTTTTTTAGTGGTTAAATATAGTGAAGGCTTTAAGTTAATGCTTGTAAAAGAGTACCTAGCAGGTAAATTGGGATATAGATTATTAGCACAGAAATATGGTATGAAAGACTTTACACGCATTATGAGATGGGTAAAAGTTTACGAAAAATTGGGGGAGAAAGGGTTAATGAGAAAGAAGAACAAGGAATCTTATTCTGTTCAATTTAAGCTAGATGTATTAAGCTTTATTAAAAGAACAGGTTCTTCTGAGGCAGATACAGCCCTGCAATTTGGGCTAACCAACCCTTCTATGATTTCGTCATGGAAGAAAGCTTTTTTGGAGGTTAATCAATTGAGATTTGTAAAACTTATCATTGATTACGTCGTGAAAAATGGAACTCTTGAAAAGAAAGTATTGCAGGAAGATCCATTCCGCTCACTAGGAAGCGTAACTGATTTATTTAGAGATAACCTAGATAATGTGCGTGGCATTATTCGTGTGATTGATACGATTAACAGGAATGTAGAGGAATATGAAGGTGCGTAATCTAAATAGTATTTCCCTAGTTTAATTGTCTGCATACCATTTTGCAATACTAATGATAAAGTGAATTTGTATTAAGATGCTGCTGGTTTGACTGAAAGAACATTAATTTAGTTAGCATTTCTTCATCTATACATCGAATAAAGTAATCATAACCCTCGCTTGATTTCTTTTGGGCAGAATGAGGATTATTATTTGTAACATACTGAAAGAGACCCTAACCGTGAAAGGTTAGGGTCTTTTCTGTGTGGAAAGTTTCATTGCCTTAATATTATTATTTATACTAAATCACTAGCGAGAGAGTAGACTTTACTATCCAAAGAATCAAGCCAATATTCAACAAAGTCTACACCATCTATAAGTTGAATATTAAGATCACTGGCGTATTGTTTTGCAGCTTTAGTAAATTGTGCGGTAGTAATTAAATAACCACCCTTTGCGTTTTGTTTAACCATATTAGAGTGAAGAATTGCTATCGGTTCGTATCCTACATCTTTTTTCCAAGCTTTTGCTTGTCCTAGATAAAGCCCATCCTCCCTTTTTTGTTCAAAATCTACTCCAAAATCGCCGGAGCGATTTGTTACAAAAACTTCTCCGCCATAGAGTTTTTGGAAGACTTGAGCAGCAAACTCCTCAAAATCATACGGAACTTGCTTTAAAAAAAGGTCTGTACTTTCCTCAAAATATGTTATTCCATCTTCCTTTTTAGTGGTTGGGTAGTTAAAACGTAAATATAGCCCCATTGCCAGGGTTTTTTTGAGTTCTAAACTTGAGTCAATTTTTTGAGCAAGTAAGGCTGTTCCTTTTTCTTCTCGCTTTTTAAAATAAAGAATTAAAGCTCCGTTTAATAAAATTAAGAAGATTACAATAGATGTAACCATATCTCATCACCTCCTTATAATTTGTTTCCAGTTAACCTAGTTTATAAACTAGATAAAACAAGATAATTACAGAAGGTAGTCTTTTATATTCTAGATCTTTATGAAACTAATGTTCACCCTTTCAATAAAGATATTGGATTAAGACCCTTTAAAAATCTACTTTCATAATTTCGTACTAATTGTAGATAATCTGCTTTTTGTTGTTCCATTGTTCTTAAACCTCTGTTTATCACCAATGGGCTTGGATGGTATAAAGGATATATAAATCTACCGTTCCAATGATGAAAAGTTGCAATATGTTTTTTTAATTTCAATTGATGTCCCTTAATTTGTTTTAGGGCATCCAAGGCAACTGCCCCAAGAGTTACAATTACTTTAGGATCAATTAATTCAATTAGAAGAGCTAAATATCCACTACAATTTTTTATTTCACTAGATTTAGGTGGTCGTACTTTTCCATTCATACTGGTTGGACAACATAGTACCGCATTAGTTATAAAGATATCCTCTCTTTTCAAACCAACTGAACTCAAAATTTCTTCAAAATTTTTACCCGTAATATCCCCTGATAATGGAATCCCAGTTTTATCTGCTCCCCTTGGACCGGGTGCTTCGGCAATAAATAATATATCAGCATTAAGATTGCCGTTTTGGTAACCTATAATCGCCTCTTTATCTAACATTGACTCACAGAAGGTACAATCTTTTGTAATTTTTACTAATTTTTCGAAATTAATAAAATCTTCATTAGGTTCACCTATTACAATAATTTTTCCAATCTGTTCATTAGGCATAAAAAAGAAAAATTCAAAGAATCTGTCCTTTGTTAATACGTCATAAGAGATTATTTCTATTCCCTCCGCTCGGATATCAAATTTTATAGAGCTATTTTGAATAAATGTTATGGTTGTATATCCGTTTGGAATTTCATCATCAATAAAATTTACCCTTGTGCTGCCTGTTATGTTAGTACTAATAATCTTTTTTTCACCTTTATGGATCTCTATATCAATTCGGTTTGGTAATATTCCATAAAAAAGGTTTTTGACTTCTTCAAGATTTTTGGAATGGCTCATCTTATACGCTCCATTTGTTAGGGGGATTTTTAATATTATTATATATTTCTCTTTACATACTTGAATTCCTTTTATTCCTAAAAGTGAATTTCCCCCTTTCACATTTAGGGGGGATAACAAAAAATGTATCCTTTTATTGATAGTGTTATAATGATTTAGTTGGGAAATTTCGCTAAAAATAGAATAGGTGGTATTAAGGGAGGAAGTAATTTGTTTTCAAGAGCTACTATAATGGATGTTATGTATTTATTACGAGACTTGAACACCCACGCTACATTAGATACATATGCATATAGATATGGATTAGAGGATGTAGCCATAGGTAATAGTAAAGATCAAAAGGTTCTATCCATAGCTAGGCATTTAATTAGCAATCCCGAAAGACCTGGAATTTTAAGTAATAATCTTATGTATGAAATAGTAGAAGATGTTTTAACCAGAACAATATCAAGCACCTTTCATTTTGATTCTGAAATAAATGAATTTGTTAATTATCCACAATTAAGAAGACTCCTTCTAAAAGATGGATATGTAATTGAAGACGGTAGACTTGTAAGAACTTTCGAGAATGACATTGATTTTAATAAGAATGAGACATTATTGGAAAGTCTTCTTAATAAACTTAATCTTGATATTGCAAAAGGACACTATGATCAGGCTAGTAATGCTTTCAACCGAAGATAATGGGCTGCTTGCAATAGTCAATTAAGGAGTTATGTGGAAGAACTATTAAATAAAATTGCTGAAAAAATAACTGGAAATACCTTTACGAGTAGTCAAAATGCTAAAATTGCTTTATCCAAATGTAACCCGCCTATATTTTATAAGCAGTTGAATGAATGGCTAGATAATGGACAGGGTTATTTTGAAACATTTTGGAAACGCCTTCATCCCCAGGGATCACATCCAGGACTTTCCGATGAAGACGATTCAATTTTTCGACTGAATTTGGTGCAAATATCCACCCTTGAGATTTTAAGAAGGTACGATCAAAATTACTGTTGAAGCCTCAATGTAATAAATTAATAATTACTATTGTATATTGATTTGATTGGAGTAGAACACATTGGAAAATTATTTAAATTTCATTAAAGATAAATTGATATTGCCTTTAGAATATAATGGAGATTTTTATATTTTTATTGAAAAATATTTGGATGATTATATAAAAGAAGTAACAGATCCTGGTCTTGGTAGTATTTTTAATAAAGCAAATTTAGATAAGCTAAATAGTATAATTGAAGGGATAAAAAATGGTGTTCAGGAATATTATAAAGGTCATCCAGCAAAAGCATTTAATGATTTTAAATCCGGATTAGATGCTATTGAAATGGAACTAAGTGCTATAAATGACTCTCAAACCTTAAATGACTTTTATAGACTTCGAATTGATGGTACAGGTACTAGTCATAGTTTTAGTAGAGAGCAAATGTTTCATATACCGTTCGAACTTCGATCATTAGTTACTACACAAAGATTTAGTATTCCCGGATTACCATCTATATACTTAGGAAGTACAATGTATGTTTGTTGGGAAGAAATGAATCGCCCCAATTTTAAAAATGTAAAAGCTTCTCTTTATAGAAAAAAGGACAATTTAGCTATTGTTGATTTGGGATTGCATCCCTTATATATGATTAAATATTTAGGAGACCAGAATGAGAAGGATCCTGCTGATGCTGTAAATGAATTAATAGTTTATTTAATTCTATGGCCATTGATTGCTGCAAGCTCTGTAAAGGTAAATAATAGAGAACACCCATTTAAACCGGAGTACATTATTCCACAATTGCTTTTGCAATATGTTACACGAAGTGAAAAGATAGATGGAATTAGATATTTATCAGTTCAAACTTCGCCTAAACCTCAAAACTTTTGGTTATATCATAATTATGTATTTCCTGCTAAAACACTTTCACCAAAAGGATATTGTAATAAACTTAATCAATTATTTAGTTTAACCCCGGGTGTATCTTGGCAAATTTTTGAGATACATAAGACCGCTTCAGGCTTGCCGTCAGGGGAGGGACCATTACATAATTACAGGCTTAATTTTGATCCTCATACTCCGCCCATTAATTATGGGCAAACTGATTTCGGACGGTTTGAAAGATTCTTAGATGAAACTAATTCATTAGGAGATATCATTTGAAAAAAGCAAGGAAAAGTACAGATTACATTTAAGAATTTGATACCACCAACATTTTCTGGTGCGTCAATTATAGTCCAAAGATTTGGGTGATCGATCTATCCACGAAAGTTTAAAATGAAAGTGCATTGGTGTTATTGGAATATTGATAAACCCACCAACTTCCCATAGTGTTATAAATTACAGTCCAAACATTACGACAGTAATTAAAAAAAGTGCTAGTGAATTAACAGATGTGACTAAGGATATAATAGTGGTAGAAAATCCATTGGTGTTCACCAATGACCCCATCCTAATTTAAACAAGCAAGGGTGGGTTTTTTAATGCTCTAAACTTATCTTCCCTTTTTTAAGTTCGATCAGATTTAAATTATAGTAGGTTGTTTAATTGACATTATATTTTTTTGACAAAAGGAGTAAATGCATTATAAATAGACTCTTTCGGCTAAGATTCTATCTAAATAAATTACGGGGTGAATTTTTATATGTCTTCCTCAATATTCACTAAACCATTTTCCATAACTCAACAAGTTTAACTCCACCAATCAATTCAATATTCAATCCATTAGGATATCCTATGCGGCGGAAGTAAAAGATCCGATAGTGATTACATACCGTAAGTATCAATATTGTTTTTCCCATTTTCCTGAGAAGATACCCAAAAATGTTATATGGTATCCGAATTTAAGTAAGAAAAAAAATACTTTTTAAATTATCTATTGCGGGAAGGGATCAATTAATCTTTTGGAAATTAACATTAGGATGAGAAATCAATTTATGAATTTATAGAGAAAAAGCTTTTTTGATTTAGGTTATTTAGCATCCAAAGAAATAATTTAATATAACTGGCAGTGTGCTCATTCATCTATCGGTAGGCGATTGGATAATGCAAAAAAGACGAAAAAAAATTGTTAGAGTTTCCCGTCAACCTCGCTCACGACTTACCATCGTGATGTCATCCCGTTAGAAGGGAATTAATTCCCCAGATTGATCCTAAATACTTCTTACATTTTTAGTTTTTAGGATTCAAACATCCCGTGCTCGTTGCAAATTGCAAGGTGGGTTGTGGTACGTTTCGTGGTGAAACGGTTGGTAAAGCGAGACCTGGGCGACTCAGAAGTGCATTTGATGCACTTGCTGGTACTACAAAATTACGGCGGCTCCAAACGCAAAACAGGAGTTTTCTATTAATGCAGAATTATACCCCTAAAGTGAAGGGTGAATTCTGGGCTTCACCACCACATATCAGGTTAGTGAACGTTCCTTTACATTCTGTATTCCCTTTTATATTTAAACGTAAAGAGATGTTTTTCCTTCGTTGTATAATTTTGTAATTAATTGTATTCTATTTATAGTAGACAATTACCTTCTGCATCATTATAAGGGGTGTCAAAATGTCAAAAAAACAGACGACAGTGCAGGAAAAAACGTCCGCGGATTCAAAAGCTATTGGCTTCGAATATCAGTATTTCTATTTTTTATATCAATTGTTGCAGTTACAAACTGGCCAAACAGTAGGGTATGAGGTAAAAGATGATGTACATATTGACAAGCCCGATGGAGATCAAATTTTAGTGCAGTTAAAACACTCTGTAGAAACAAGGGCAGATGGCAATATTATAAACTTAACAGAAAAAGATGAAGATCTATGGAAAACAATTTCAAATTGGATAAGTATTATTAATGATCCAGCGGAAAAAAGGTTATCTTTGGAATCGCAATTAGAGTTTATCAATAAAACTGATTTTCAGTTGGTAACTAATAAATCCAACTCAATAACAAATCTGTTCATTACTAAACTCGAAGAGTATCAAAGTGGGAAACTTAGCTTGGTAGAAATGAAAGCTTATTTAAAAGTGCTGAGTAATCCTAAGAAAGGTAAGGAATCTTCTAAAGTTGACACATACATATCCACACTGGAAAATCAGGATGAGAAATGGCTAGAAAGTTTTTTGAATAAACTGAGGATAGAGCATAACAAGGATGATTTAATTAATAGGATAAAATTAAGGATTAAAGAGAAAAATGTAAAAAGTTCACGTATAGATGATGTGTTTGTAGCTGTAAATTCACGTTTAAAAGAAATAATTTATGAAGATATTAAGGCTGGTAAAAAGGTTAAATTTACTTTCGATGAGTATGATAAACATTTTACTAGACTTTTTGAATTGGGAAGAAGTATAAAACTACCTATTATCTTAAGTAATAAAAGAGTTCCATTACCTGAAAATCCGCAAGATTACACGGTTATAAAACAATTACTCGATGTTCAAATTTTAAGCAAGTATGATGCGGACTATGAAGAGAACTTGGTAAATATTTTTACGAGTAAATATGAAATGCACAATCATCTATTACGTTGGTTGCAAAATAGTGAAATAACTGAAGATGTAAAACGAGAATTTGATGAGGAAACAAAAAGTCAATGGACAACTATTTTTAATAGTACTTACAGCAAGCTAAAAAGAAAACTTCGTGGAATGTCTATCGAAGAAATTGATAATGATGAGTTGTTGGACTTAGCAAGTCAGTGTTATTTTGAAACATTAAAATTAAAACTATCTATAGATGATACCCCGATAAATACTACTATGAGTTATGGGCAGTTGTATCTTTTATCGGATATTCCTGTTATAGGATGGGATTATCGTTGGAAAGAAAGGTTCGCAAAATGAGTAATTTAGAGGTAGAAGAAGCATCTGAGTCTAATAGTAACTATGTAAATATCTACAATAACGAATTACTAGGCTGCATAGGAGTATATTCTGTTATAAAGCATATTAAATCAATAAGCTCTGCAAAAGCACTTCTAATTCTTCCGTTTGTCTTTCAGAACGATTTAGTTAGTTATATTGGTAGATCGAATGTTCACATAAAAAGTATCGAACAATTGATCTTAAGGAAACCAGAATTAATATCAAACTTTAATGAACGATTTTACGCACTGTTAAGGGTTTCCGTTAATTCAATTTTAATGTTAAACGCATTAGGTTTTTTAGCAATTAGACCTAATGGGAAAATTGAATTGTTAGGTGAAGAAGATTTTATTCCAAGTTACGAAAAAAGGGTAATAGGTATAAGAGCTACTCAGATAGTTAAGGCATCGCCTAAAATAGCAAAATTATTAGAAGATAAAGTTGAAAATTTATACCTTCAATTAAGGGTGAAATTATGAAATTTTATATTAGTAAACTTGTACTGTGGCTAAAAAATGGTAAGGTACGTGAATTAGACTTTGAAACTAATAAGGTAAACGTAATTACTGGTGAGAGTGGTACAGGTAAATCAGAAATTATTAGTATTATTGATTATTGCTTTTTTGCCAGTAAAGTAGATATTACTGAGGAAAAAATTAATGAAAATGTAAATTGGTATGGCATTCGTTTTAAAATCAATGATAAAGTGTATACCATTGCCAGAGGTAGGATAAATCAAAGGAAGCTTTCTTCTAAGTACTATTTTTCCTCTTTAGGGGTAATACCTGAAACTCCTGTAGATAATATGCAGGAGAAAGACATTAAATCCATTATAGAGAAAGAGTTCAGTATTACAGATAAGACTGTTTTTCCCTTCGGTGGGAAAAAAATATTATTAGGAAGTAAAATATCCCCTAGATATTTTTTTATGTTTAACACACAATCCGGTGATGTTATAACGCATAGTGAAGTTTACTTTGATAAACAAAATGATGACAAATATAGGGAAGCTTTGACTAGAATTTTTGACTTAGCGGTTGGGATTGAAACAGAAGAAAATCTCAGTATAAAAGAAAAAATAGTGAATTTAAACAAAGAAATTAACGCTTTACAGAGAAAGCAATCAGTAATAGATAAAGAAATAAATGCATTTAATCAAGAAATCAGGTTGTTGGTCCAAAAAGCACAAAGCTATAACTTAATAGAATACAAGTCTTTTGAATTTAATGAAGCACTAACAAGATTTAAAGAGTTAACTAATAATTATAAAGAAGAAAACATTGATATCAATATAGATAAGATTAATGAGTTAAAGGTAAATAAAAATTCACTCATAAGAAAAGTGAGAAATTTAAGGAGATTTAAAAAAGAATATGAAGAGTATAGAAAGCTCGAGGCTGTTAATCTTGATAGTTTAAAACCAGTTATCGCGATTAAAGAGGCATATTACAGACTTATCGGATCACCCGAGGTTGATTTGTTTATTAATGCTTTAAACGAAGAATATTATGAAATTAAGAAAAATATTGAAGGTAAACCTCCATTCGATTTTAATATTGATGACAGAATTAAAGAGTATGAAAAGGATATTGAAAAAATTAATACTCTAATTAATGATATACCTTTGAATGAAGTGAAAACTAGAAACGAAATCGATAAGCTAATGTTTATTGGGGAACTAAAAGCTAAAATTTCTCTTTATGAATCACAGTGGGAAGATACAAATGATAAAGATCAAATAAAAAGCGAATTGGAAGAAAAGTTGTCTTTGAAAGATAAATTAGAAAAAGAGGTAGTTGATTATACAGAAAGAAAAGATGCCACTTTACGGCTTCTTGATGAAATAATTCAAAATTATTTAGATAAGAGTGCAGACGCTATTCCAACCTATAAAGGATACAAATCCTCATTTCAATATAAAGAAAAAAGTTTAAAACTCAAAGCACCAAAAGCTTTAATACCAAGTAAGGTTGGAAGCAGTTCCAATCATTTATTTTTACATTTATGTCTCTTTTTAGGATTGCAAGAGTTAGTTATTAGACAGCAATCACCCTATGTTCCTTACTGGTTGATAATTGACCAACCTAGTCGACCATATTTTGGAGAAGAGAATAAAAAAGAACAAAAAGAATGGAATGATGTCTTAAGTACAGACCGTTCAAAAATAAGAATTGCAATGCAACTGCTAAACAACTTTATTACTTATATAAATAACGAATTAGGGATGGACTTTCAAATTATAGTATTAGAACATATTCCAAAGTCTATATGGGAGGAAGCAAATTTAGAAAACTTTTATCTTGTCGATGACGAGTTTAGAAATGGAAATGCATTAATTAGGTTCGATAAAGGTGGAAATCCTTATTAATGGATACTTAGGTTAAATTGATTTCTTCTTAAAACCCTATAGAAAAATATTAGCCTAAAAACTTTAGGGGGAAATTTTAATTAAATGAAAGAATTAAGACGTATTGTTTTAAAAAATTCGGCACACGAGTTAATTAATCAATTAATAGGTAATAAAGAAATTGAACTTTTGGAAATATTCTCCTACCCAGAAGGGACAGCAATATGGGTATTAATGAATCGAGAAAAAAAACTGGACAAAAAAATTACTATTAAAGAGCCAGAAAAAGTTCGTAATCAAAGAAAAGCTATAGAGAGAACAAAATTATATTCGAACCATCGGTCTAAAATAAAAATGAATAAAAAGATAAACCAACTTTTGAATTCGGGTAGCAAAAATGACGATTTTGAACTGGAAAAGGAATTACATCGGATTGTATTGAATAAAAAAAGTCAAGATTTAATTATTCCATTGATAGAAAATAAAATAATTGAAGTTTTACAAGAGTTTAACAGCTATCCTGAAGGAAAGGTCTTTTGGATTTTAGTAAATCAAAAAACACTACACGAGAATCCATTTTTAAAAGGTATTAAAGAAAAAGAACCTCGCCGTAAAAATAGAATTGCTAAAGAAAAATTGGAACTTTTGAAAAAACAACCCAACCAAGGACCAGAAGAAATAAATAATAGGTTCAATATCCGAGGGGAGCTGAAAATAAAATATTTAAGCAAGGATAATCTAGGAACATTAAGCTTTTTGGAGTTTAATAAAAATAACAAGAACTTATTGGGGAAAATAACTAATAAGAATGGTATAGAAAAATCCTTTGTTTGTAAGAATTTAAAGTTTTATGGACTAGATACATTTAATATATATAAAGATAAACTGATTTCTTCAAATACTCAAAAAGTCTTATATGATGTTATAGATGTAGGAGTATTCGGTGAAGAAATTATTAATGTACGAGTGTATTCTGAGTTTGGAATTAGTAGCGAGTATAATGGAAAAATTGGCTTTAGGGACTCTAATAATAGCTGGGTGATTGAGCCAAAATTTGATATATGTACGTTAAAGGAGAGAAAGAACCTTGGATACTATATCTTTAATTCAGAAAATATAGCTAAAGTTCGTTTTGAAAAAAAAGATGGTTTAATTAATAAGGACGGTCAATATTTAGTTCCACCAATTTTTGATAGAATCCTAAGTCTAGAAAATATACCTCAAGTACCCTTTAGTAGAGAAGTAAACTTTATTTACCAGGAATCATATGTAAATGTTATGAATGACGGCTTTTTTGGTATTTATGATATTAGAAATAAAGAAGTTGTTGTCCCAGTTATTTTTGATAAGATTTTGGATGATTTTGGCAATAGTCAATCTTTTGTATGTGTAATGAAGGATAATTTTGTAGGTATTTATGATATAAAGAAACATCAGCCAGTTGTTATACCGCCAATTTTCAATAAAATTTTAACTCAAGAGGATTTCCCAGAAATACCTTTTAGCAAAGGCTCAAATTTTATTTATCAAGAATCATATGTTTTTGGAATTAAGGATCATCTTGTAGGTATTTATGATATTAATAAACAACAATTTATTTTAGAACCAG encodes:
- a CDS encoding CC/Se motif family (seleno)protein encodes the protein MIIEIDAGSKNWLESKGNQLTVKTIEVKACCAPGVQELVAVPGKPKTLDLYHEFMIDDLSIYVQKRIRDREKLILKLSGFSFLKSISAKVH
- the rlmD gene encoding 23S rRNA (uracil(1939)-C(5))-methyltransferase RlmD; the encoded protein is MSKQLPVNKNDYIDVVFEDLTHDGAGVAKVDGYPLFVPNGLPGEKAKIKVIKTGKGYGIGRLIELYEKSPYRVEIAGSERHKYGGCQLEHISYEGQLKYKENQVRQVLARIGKLEDVAVHPILGMDNPWHYRNKAQVPVGEKDGKLIAGFFKPRSHEIVDTNESLIQLPEINEAVQAVKEICSDLGIPAYHEESHKGVLRHIMARYGKQTGELMVVIITRTAELPQKNKIVEEIVGRLPKVKSIVHNVNSKRTNVIMGEKTSVLWGSEVIYDYIGDVKFAISALSFYQVNPVQTKVLYDKALEYAGLSGEESVIDAYCGIGTISLFLAQKACKVFGVEVVPEAIEDAKRNAELNGITNAEFAAGEAEAVIPKWYKEGNIADVLVVDPPRKGCDEALLQTIIEMKPRKVVYVSCNPATLARDLRILEDGGYKTVEVQPVDMFPHTTHVECISQLILKKGN
- a CDS encoding helix-turn-helix domain-containing protein, giving the protein MVKYSEGFKLMLVKEYLAGKLGYRLLAQKYGMKDFTRIMRWVKVYEKLGEKGLMRKKNKESYSVQFKLDVLSFIKRTGSSEADTALQFGLTNPSMISSWKKAFLEVNQLRFVKLIIDYVVKNGTLEKKVLQEDPFRSLGSVTDLFRDNLDNVRGIIRVIDTINRNVEEYEGA
- a CDS encoding restriction endonuclease; its protein translation is MVTSIVIFLILLNGALILYFKKREEKGTALLAQKIDSSLELKKTLAMGLYLRFNYPTTKKEDGITYFEESTDLFLKQVPYDFEEFAAQVFQKLYGGEVFVTNRSGDFGVDFEQKREDGLYLGQAKAWKKDVGYEPIAILHSNMVKQNAKGGYLITTAQFTKAAKQYASDLNIQLIDGVDFVEYWLDSLDSKVYSLASDLV
- a CDS encoding uracil-DNA glycosylase, whose amino-acid sequence is MSHSKNLEEVKNLFYGILPNRIDIEIHKGEKKIISTNITGSTRVNFIDDEIPNGYTTITFIQNSSIKFDIRAEGIEIISYDVLTKDRFFEFFFFMPNEQIGKIIVIGEPNEDFINFEKLVKITKDCTFCESMLDKEAIIGYQNGNLNADILFIAEAPGPRGADKTGIPLSGDITGKNFEEILSSVGLKREDIFITNAVLCCPTSMNGKVRPPKSSEIKNCSGYLALLIELIDPKVIVTLGAVALDALKQIKGHQLKLKKHIATFHHWNGRFIYPLYHPSPLVINRGLRTMEQQKADYLQLVRNYESRFLKGLNPISLLKG
- a CDS encoding RES domain-containing protein, which gives rise to MENYLNFIKDKLILPLEYNGDFYIFIEKYLDDYIKEVTDPGLGSIFNKANLDKLNSIIEGIKNGVQEYYKGHPAKAFNDFKSGLDAIEMELSAINDSQTLNDFYRLRIDGTGTSHSFSREQMFHIPFELRSLVTTQRFSIPGLPSIYLGSTMYVCWEEMNRPNFKNVKASLYRKKDNLAIVDLGLHPLYMIKYLGDQNEKDPADAVNELIVYLILWPLIAASSVKVNNREHPFKPEYIIPQLLLQYVTRSEKIDGIRYLSVQTSPKPQNFWLYHNYVFPAKTLSPKGYCNKLNQLFSLTPGVSWQIFEIHKTASGLPSGEGPLHNYRLNFDPHTPPINYGQTDFGRFERFLDETNSLGDII
- a CDS encoding three component ABC system middle component — translated: MERKVRKMSNLEVEEASESNSNYVNIYNNELLGCIGVYSVIKHIKSISSAKALLILPFVFQNDLVSYIGRSNVHIKSIEQLILRKPELISNFNERFYALLRVSVNSILMLNALGFLAIRPNGKIELLGEEDFIPSYEKRVIGIRATQIVKASPKIAKLLEDKVENLYLQLRVKL